A section of the Phacochoerus africanus isolate WHEZ1 chromosome 4, ROS_Pafr_v1, whole genome shotgun sequence genome encodes:
- the CBARP gene encoding voltage-dependent calcium channel beta subunit-associated regulatory protein isoform X1, whose translation MQPTATMATAATTTTATVALTTTWDNATGQPTQVEPEDPVLDNYVLLVVVTALFVGGTLVVLSGALLLCKRCWEVHRRLHRATEEAEKTTTTYLDNGTHPAQDPDFRGEDPQGQDAETERFLSTSSTGRRVSFNEAALFEQSRKAQDKGRRYTLTEGDFHHLKNARLTHLHLPPLKIVTIHECDSGEASATATPHPTATPKASLAIFQPPGKALTGRSVGPSSALPGDPYNSAVGPADFEISPSASSDSGEGTSLEAGARSAKPGGPGAAAGPGEAGPVLQFFTRLRRHASLDGASPYFKVKKWKLEPSQRASSLDTRGSPKRHHFQRQRAASESMEQEEGGAPQADFIQYIASAGDAVAFPSPHPFLTSPASSPPALGRLEAAEEVGAAGGSSPESPPPERSSSSMGPGQQQESDGERDAGPEQAQTIYRDIWSLRASLELHAATASDHSSSGNDRDSVRSGDSSGSGSGGTVPVFPPPSPPPTPRPAESEASGPRKLLQMDSGYASIEGRGAGDEGPPSAPEKRSSFTSAGHEATVGGSFEGPMPEVLSRPRSPRAWPRRAPRRDYSIDEKTDALFHEFLRHDPHFDDAPSAAARHRARVHPHTRKQWQQRGRQHSDPGARAAAPAPSGAPTGAPRPARAPLRRGDSVDCPPEGRAGEDPAALAIPVIEEEPGGGCPGSGLCTGPQGALLDKLAVSLDDRLFPPRLAQPVAVAPALAAAAPTSPDHSPV comes from the exons ATGCAGCCCACAGCCACCATGGCCACggcagccaccaccaccactgccactgtCGCCCTGACCACGACGTGGGATAACGCTACGGGTCAACCCACT CAGGTGGAGCCTGAAGACCCAGTCCTGGACAACTACGTGCTACTGGTGGTGGTGACGGCGCTCTTTGTCGGGGGCACACTTGTGGTGCTGTCCGGCGCGCTACTGCTCTGCAAGCGCTGCTGGGAGGTCCACCGGCGCCTCCACAG AGCcacagaggaagcagagaagacCACCACCACCTATCTGGACAATGGCACCCACCCTGCCCAAG ACCCTGACTTCAGGGGCGAGGATCCTCAGGGCCAGGATGCTGAGACTGAGCGCTTCCTGTCCACCAGCTCCACGGGCCGCCGGGTGTCCTTCAACGAGGCCGCCCTGTTTGAGCAGAGCCGGAAGGCACAGGACAAGGGCCGCCG GTACACCCTGACGGAGGGGGACTTCCACCACCTGAAGAATGCCCGCCTCACGCACCTGCACCTGCCACCCCTCAAGATCGTCACCATCCACGAGTGTGACTCGGGGGAGGCCAGTGCAACCgccacaccccaccccacagctACCCCCAAGGCCAGCCTCGCCATTTTCCAA CCCCCGGGGAAGGCCCTCACCGGCCGCTCTGTGGGCCCCAGCTCCGCCTTGCCAGGTGACCCCTACAACTCGGCCGTGGGGCCTGCTGACTTCGAGATCAGCCCCTCAGCATCCAGTGACTCCGGGGAAGGCACTTCG tTGGAGGCGGGTGCCAGGAGCGCCAAGCCTGGTGGGCCAGGGGCTGCGGCAGGGCCCGGGGAGGCGGGCCCCGTGCTACAGTTCTTCACCCGACTGAGGCGCCATGCCAGCCTGGATGGGGCTAGTCCCTACTTCAAGGTCAAAAAGTGGAAGCTGGAGCCCAGCCAGCGGGCATCCAGCCTGGACACAAGAG GCTCCCCCAAGCGGCACCACTTCCAGCGGCAGCGGGCCGCCAGCGAGAGcatggagcaggaggaggggggcGCCCCCCAGGCCGACTTCATTCAGTACATCGCCAGTGCAGGAGATGCAGTGGCCTTCCCAAGCCCCCACCCCTTTCTGACCAGCCCTGCCAGCTCGCCCCCCGCTCTCGGCAG GCTAGAGGCAGCCGAGGAGGTGGGCGCCGCGGGAGGATCCAGCCCCGAGTCCCCCCCCCCAGagcgcagcagcagcagcatgggGCCTGGGCAGCAGCAAGAGTCAGATGGTGAGCGAGATGCAGGGCCGGAGCAGGCCCAGACCATCTACCGCGACATCTGGAGCCTGCGCGCTTCGCTCGAGCTGCATGCAGCCACCGCCTCAGACCACAGCAGCAGCGGCAACGACCGCGACTCCGTGCGTAGCGGCGACAGCTCGGGCTCGGGCTCCGGAGGCACCGTACCCGTCTTCCCTCCACCTTCACCGCCACCCACACCGCGCCCAGCGGAGAGCGAGGCAAGTGGGCCGCGCAAGCTGCTGCAGATGGACAGCGGCTACGCCAGCATCGAGGGCCGCGGTGCGGGTGATGAGGGGCCTCCCAGCGCGCCAGAGAAACGCTCCTCCTTCACGAGCGCGGGCCACGAGGCCACCGTGGGCGGCAGCTTCGAGGGGCCCATGCCAGAGGTGCTCTCCCGACCACGCAGCCCGCGCGCCTGGCCCCGCCGCGCCCCACGCCGGGACTACAGTATTGACGAGAAGACGGATGCACTTTTCCATGAGTTCCTCCGCCATGACCCGCACTTCGATGATGCCCCGTCTGCAGCAGCACGCCACCGCGCGCGTGTGCATCCCCACACGCGCAAGCAGTGGCAGCAGCGGGGTAGGCAGCACAGCGACCCTGGTGCGCGAGCTGCGGCCCCAGCCCCCTCTGGGGCACCAACCGGCGCCCCCCGCCCTGCGCGCGCACCCCTGCGCCGCGGGGACAGCGTCGATTGCCCGCCAGAAGGCCGCGCAGGAGAGGACCCAGCTGCCCTCGCCATCCCCGTCATCGAGGAGGAGCCCGGCGGCGGCTGCCCAGGCTCTGGCCTGTGCACCGGGCCTCAGGGCGCTCTCCTGGACAAGCTGGCAGTCAGCCTCGACGACAGACTCTTCCCGCCGCGCCTGGCCCAGCCTGTCGCTGTGGCCCCTGCGCTGGCCGCAGCCGCGCCCACATCCCCCGACCACAGCCCCGTCTAA
- the CBARP gene encoding voltage-dependent calcium channel beta subunit-associated regulatory protein isoform X3: protein MQPTATMATAATTTTATVALTTTWDNATGQPTQVEPEDPVLDNYVLLVVVTALFVGGTLVVLSGALLLCKRCWEVHRRLHRATEEAEKTTTTYLDNGTHPAQDPDFRGEDPQGQDAETERFLSTSSTGRRVSFNEAALFEQSRKAQDKGRRSSPSTSVTRGRPVQPPHPTPQLPPRPASPFSNSALPGDPYNSAVGPADFEISPSASSDSGEGTSLEAGARSAKPGGPGAAAGPGEAGPVLQFFTRLRRHASLDGASPYFKVKKWKLEPSQRASSLDTRGSPKRHHFQRQRAASESMEQEEGGAPQADFIQYIASAGDAVAFPSPHPFLTSPASSPPALGRLEAAEEVGAAGGSSPESPPPERSSSSMGPGQQQESDGERDAGPEQAQTIYRDIWSLRASLELHAATASDHSSSGNDRDSVRSGDSSGSGSGGTVPVFPPPSPPPTPRPAESEASGPRKLLQMDSGYASIEGRGAGDEGPPSAPEKRSSFTSAGHEATVGGSFEGPMPEVLSRPRSPRAWPRRAPRRDYSIDEKTDALFHEFLRHDPHFDDAPSAAARHRARVHPHTRKQWQQRGRQHSDPGARAAAPAPSGAPTGAPRPARAPLRRGDSVDCPPEGRAGEDPAALAIPVIEEEPGGGCPGSGLCTGPQGALLDKLAVSLDDRLFPPRLAQPVAVAPALAAAAPTSPDHSPV, encoded by the exons ATGCAGCCCACAGCCACCATGGCCACggcagccaccaccaccactgccactgtCGCCCTGACCACGACGTGGGATAACGCTACGGGTCAACCCACT CAGGTGGAGCCTGAAGACCCAGTCCTGGACAACTACGTGCTACTGGTGGTGGTGACGGCGCTCTTTGTCGGGGGCACACTTGTGGTGCTGTCCGGCGCGCTACTGCTCTGCAAGCGCTGCTGGGAGGTCCACCGGCGCCTCCACAG AGCcacagaggaagcagagaagacCACCACCACCTATCTGGACAATGGCACCCACCCTGCCCAAG ACCCTGACTTCAGGGGCGAGGATCCTCAGGGCCAGGATGCTGAGACTGAGCGCTTCCTGTCCACCAGCTCCACGGGCCGCCGGGTGTCCTTCAACGAGGCCGCCCTGTTTGAGCAGAGCCGGAAGGCACAGGACAAGGGCCGCCG ATCGTCACCATCCACGAGTGTGACTCGGGGGAGGCCAGTGCAACCgccacaccccaccccacagctACCCCCAAGGCCAGCCTCGCCATTTTCCAA CTCCGCCTTGCCAGGTGACCCCTACAACTCGGCCGTGGGGCCTGCTGACTTCGAGATCAGCCCCTCAGCATCCAGTGACTCCGGGGAAGGCACTTCG tTGGAGGCGGGTGCCAGGAGCGCCAAGCCTGGTGGGCCAGGGGCTGCGGCAGGGCCCGGGGAGGCGGGCCCCGTGCTACAGTTCTTCACCCGACTGAGGCGCCATGCCAGCCTGGATGGGGCTAGTCCCTACTTCAAGGTCAAAAAGTGGAAGCTGGAGCCCAGCCAGCGGGCATCCAGCCTGGACACAAGAG GCTCCCCCAAGCGGCACCACTTCCAGCGGCAGCGGGCCGCCAGCGAGAGcatggagcaggaggaggggggcGCCCCCCAGGCCGACTTCATTCAGTACATCGCCAGTGCAGGAGATGCAGTGGCCTTCCCAAGCCCCCACCCCTTTCTGACCAGCCCTGCCAGCTCGCCCCCCGCTCTCGGCAG GCTAGAGGCAGCCGAGGAGGTGGGCGCCGCGGGAGGATCCAGCCCCGAGTCCCCCCCCCCAGagcgcagcagcagcagcatgggGCCTGGGCAGCAGCAAGAGTCAGATGGTGAGCGAGATGCAGGGCCGGAGCAGGCCCAGACCATCTACCGCGACATCTGGAGCCTGCGCGCTTCGCTCGAGCTGCATGCAGCCACCGCCTCAGACCACAGCAGCAGCGGCAACGACCGCGACTCCGTGCGTAGCGGCGACAGCTCGGGCTCGGGCTCCGGAGGCACCGTACCCGTCTTCCCTCCACCTTCACCGCCACCCACACCGCGCCCAGCGGAGAGCGAGGCAAGTGGGCCGCGCAAGCTGCTGCAGATGGACAGCGGCTACGCCAGCATCGAGGGCCGCGGTGCGGGTGATGAGGGGCCTCCCAGCGCGCCAGAGAAACGCTCCTCCTTCACGAGCGCGGGCCACGAGGCCACCGTGGGCGGCAGCTTCGAGGGGCCCATGCCAGAGGTGCTCTCCCGACCACGCAGCCCGCGCGCCTGGCCCCGCCGCGCCCCACGCCGGGACTACAGTATTGACGAGAAGACGGATGCACTTTTCCATGAGTTCCTCCGCCATGACCCGCACTTCGATGATGCCCCGTCTGCAGCAGCACGCCACCGCGCGCGTGTGCATCCCCACACGCGCAAGCAGTGGCAGCAGCGGGGTAGGCAGCACAGCGACCCTGGTGCGCGAGCTGCGGCCCCAGCCCCCTCTGGGGCACCAACCGGCGCCCCCCGCCCTGCGCGCGCACCCCTGCGCCGCGGGGACAGCGTCGATTGCCCGCCAGAAGGCCGCGCAGGAGAGGACCCAGCTGCCCTCGCCATCCCCGTCATCGAGGAGGAGCCCGGCGGCGGCTGCCCAGGCTCTGGCCTGTGCACCGGGCCTCAGGGCGCTCTCCTGGACAAGCTGGCAGTCAGCCTCGACGACAGACTCTTCCCGCCGCGCCTGGCCCAGCCTGTCGCTGTGGCCCCTGCGCTGGCCGCAGCCGCGCCCACATCCCCCGACCACAGCCCCGTCTAA
- the CBARP gene encoding voltage-dependent calcium channel beta subunit-associated regulatory protein isoform X4, whose translation MQPTATMATAATTTTATVALTTTWDNATGQPTVEPEDPVLDNYVLLVVVTALFVGGTLVVLSGALLLCKRCWEVHRRLHRATEEAEKTTTTYLDNGTHPAQDPDFRGEDPQGQDAETERFLSTSSTGRRVSFNEAALFEQSRKAQDKGRRYTLTEGDFHHLKNARLTHLHLPPLKIVTIHECDSGEASATATPHPTATPKASLAIFQPPGKALTGRSVGPSSALPGDPYNSAVGPADFEISPSASSDSGEGTSLEAGARSAKPGGPGAAAGPGEAGPVLQFFTRLRRHASLDGASPYFKVKKWKLEPSQRASSLDTRGSPKRHHFQRQRAASESMEQEEGGAPQADFIQYIASAGDAVAFPSPHPFLTSPASSPPALGRYFSVDRGARGGPVGPLPHPLPHRWPRECSPHPSDRRFVSLWLHHPSRRLPR comes from the exons ATGCAGCCCACAGCCACCATGGCCACggcagccaccaccaccactgccactgtCGCCCTGACCACGACGTGGGATAACGCTACGGGTCAACCCACT GTGGAGCCTGAAGACCCAGTCCTGGACAACTACGTGCTACTGGTGGTGGTGACGGCGCTCTTTGTCGGGGGCACACTTGTGGTGCTGTCCGGCGCGCTACTGCTCTGCAAGCGCTGCTGGGAGGTCCACCGGCGCCTCCACAG AGCcacagaggaagcagagaagacCACCACCACCTATCTGGACAATGGCACCCACCCTGCCCAAG ACCCTGACTTCAGGGGCGAGGATCCTCAGGGCCAGGATGCTGAGACTGAGCGCTTCCTGTCCACCAGCTCCACGGGCCGCCGGGTGTCCTTCAACGAGGCCGCCCTGTTTGAGCAGAGCCGGAAGGCACAGGACAAGGGCCGCCG GTACACCCTGACGGAGGGGGACTTCCACCACCTGAAGAATGCCCGCCTCACGCACCTGCACCTGCCACCCCTCAAGATCGTCACCATCCACGAGTGTGACTCGGGGGAGGCCAGTGCAACCgccacaccccaccccacagctACCCCCAAGGCCAGCCTCGCCATTTTCCAA CCCCCGGGGAAGGCCCTCACCGGCCGCTCTGTGGGCCCCAGCTCCGCCTTGCCAGGTGACCCCTACAACTCGGCCGTGGGGCCTGCTGACTTCGAGATCAGCCCCTCAGCATCCAGTGACTCCGGGGAAGGCACTTCG tTGGAGGCGGGTGCCAGGAGCGCCAAGCCTGGTGGGCCAGGGGCTGCGGCAGGGCCCGGGGAGGCGGGCCCCGTGCTACAGTTCTTCACCCGACTGAGGCGCCATGCCAGCCTGGATGGGGCTAGTCCCTACTTCAAGGTCAAAAAGTGGAAGCTGGAGCCCAGCCAGCGGGCATCCAGCCTGGACACAAGAG GCTCCCCCAAGCGGCACCACTTCCAGCGGCAGCGGGCCGCCAGCGAGAGcatggagcaggaggaggggggcGCCCCCCAGGCCGACTTCATTCAGTACATCGCCAGTGCAGGAGATGCAGTGGCCTTCCCAAGCCCCCACCCCTTTCTGACCAGCCCTGCCAGCTCGCCCCCCGCTCTCGGCAGGTATTTTTCAGTAGATAGAGGTGCTAGGGGTGGACCTGTgggccccctgccccaccccctcccccatagGTGGCCCAGGGAGTGCTCTCCCCACCCTTCGGACAGGCGGTTCGTGTCCCTCTGGCTCCACCATCCCTCGCGGAGGCTGCCTCGCTGA
- the CBARP gene encoding voltage-dependent calcium channel beta subunit-associated regulatory protein isoform X2, giving the protein MQPTATMATAATTTTATVALTTTWDNATGQPTVEPEDPVLDNYVLLVVVTALFVGGTLVVLSGALLLCKRCWEVHRRLHRATEEAEKTTTTYLDNGTHPAQDPDFRGEDPQGQDAETERFLSTSSTGRRVSFNEAALFEQSRKAQDKGRRYTLTEGDFHHLKNARLTHLHLPPLKIVTIHECDSGEASATATPHPTATPKASLAIFQPPGKALTGRSVGPSSALPGDPYNSAVGPADFEISPSASSDSGEGTSLEAGARSAKPGGPGAAAGPGEAGPVLQFFTRLRRHASLDGASPYFKVKKWKLEPSQRASSLDTRGSPKRHHFQRQRAASESMEQEEGGAPQADFIQYIASAGDAVAFPSPHPFLTSPASSPPALGRLEAAEEVGAAGGSSPESPPPERSSSSMGPGQQQESDGERDAGPEQAQTIYRDIWSLRASLELHAATASDHSSSGNDRDSVRSGDSSGSGSGGTVPVFPPPSPPPTPRPAESEASGPRKLLQMDSGYASIEGRGAGDEGPPSAPEKRSSFTSAGHEATVGGSFEGPMPEVLSRPRSPRAWPRRAPRRDYSIDEKTDALFHEFLRHDPHFDDAPSAAARHRARVHPHTRKQWQQRGRQHSDPGARAAAPAPSGAPTGAPRPARAPLRRGDSVDCPPEGRAGEDPAALAIPVIEEEPGGGCPGSGLCTGPQGALLDKLAVSLDDRLFPPRLAQPVAVAPALAAAAPTSPDHSPV; this is encoded by the exons ATGCAGCCCACAGCCACCATGGCCACggcagccaccaccaccactgccactgtCGCCCTGACCACGACGTGGGATAACGCTACGGGTCAACCCACT GTGGAGCCTGAAGACCCAGTCCTGGACAACTACGTGCTACTGGTGGTGGTGACGGCGCTCTTTGTCGGGGGCACACTTGTGGTGCTGTCCGGCGCGCTACTGCTCTGCAAGCGCTGCTGGGAGGTCCACCGGCGCCTCCACAG AGCcacagaggaagcagagaagacCACCACCACCTATCTGGACAATGGCACCCACCCTGCCCAAG ACCCTGACTTCAGGGGCGAGGATCCTCAGGGCCAGGATGCTGAGACTGAGCGCTTCCTGTCCACCAGCTCCACGGGCCGCCGGGTGTCCTTCAACGAGGCCGCCCTGTTTGAGCAGAGCCGGAAGGCACAGGACAAGGGCCGCCG GTACACCCTGACGGAGGGGGACTTCCACCACCTGAAGAATGCCCGCCTCACGCACCTGCACCTGCCACCCCTCAAGATCGTCACCATCCACGAGTGTGACTCGGGGGAGGCCAGTGCAACCgccacaccccaccccacagctACCCCCAAGGCCAGCCTCGCCATTTTCCAA CCCCCGGGGAAGGCCCTCACCGGCCGCTCTGTGGGCCCCAGCTCCGCCTTGCCAGGTGACCCCTACAACTCGGCCGTGGGGCCTGCTGACTTCGAGATCAGCCCCTCAGCATCCAGTGACTCCGGGGAAGGCACTTCG tTGGAGGCGGGTGCCAGGAGCGCCAAGCCTGGTGGGCCAGGGGCTGCGGCAGGGCCCGGGGAGGCGGGCCCCGTGCTACAGTTCTTCACCCGACTGAGGCGCCATGCCAGCCTGGATGGGGCTAGTCCCTACTTCAAGGTCAAAAAGTGGAAGCTGGAGCCCAGCCAGCGGGCATCCAGCCTGGACACAAGAG GCTCCCCCAAGCGGCACCACTTCCAGCGGCAGCGGGCCGCCAGCGAGAGcatggagcaggaggaggggggcGCCCCCCAGGCCGACTTCATTCAGTACATCGCCAGTGCAGGAGATGCAGTGGCCTTCCCAAGCCCCCACCCCTTTCTGACCAGCCCTGCCAGCTCGCCCCCCGCTCTCGGCAG GCTAGAGGCAGCCGAGGAGGTGGGCGCCGCGGGAGGATCCAGCCCCGAGTCCCCCCCCCCAGagcgcagcagcagcagcatgggGCCTGGGCAGCAGCAAGAGTCAGATGGTGAGCGAGATGCAGGGCCGGAGCAGGCCCAGACCATCTACCGCGACATCTGGAGCCTGCGCGCTTCGCTCGAGCTGCATGCAGCCACCGCCTCAGACCACAGCAGCAGCGGCAACGACCGCGACTCCGTGCGTAGCGGCGACAGCTCGGGCTCGGGCTCCGGAGGCACCGTACCCGTCTTCCCTCCACCTTCACCGCCACCCACACCGCGCCCAGCGGAGAGCGAGGCAAGTGGGCCGCGCAAGCTGCTGCAGATGGACAGCGGCTACGCCAGCATCGAGGGCCGCGGTGCGGGTGATGAGGGGCCTCCCAGCGCGCCAGAGAAACGCTCCTCCTTCACGAGCGCGGGCCACGAGGCCACCGTGGGCGGCAGCTTCGAGGGGCCCATGCCAGAGGTGCTCTCCCGACCACGCAGCCCGCGCGCCTGGCCCCGCCGCGCCCCACGCCGGGACTACAGTATTGACGAGAAGACGGATGCACTTTTCCATGAGTTCCTCCGCCATGACCCGCACTTCGATGATGCCCCGTCTGCAGCAGCACGCCACCGCGCGCGTGTGCATCCCCACACGCGCAAGCAGTGGCAGCAGCGGGGTAGGCAGCACAGCGACCCTGGTGCGCGAGCTGCGGCCCCAGCCCCCTCTGGGGCACCAACCGGCGCCCCCCGCCCTGCGCGCGCACCCCTGCGCCGCGGGGACAGCGTCGATTGCCCGCCAGAAGGCCGCGCAGGAGAGGACCCAGCTGCCCTCGCCATCCCCGTCATCGAGGAGGAGCCCGGCGGCGGCTGCCCAGGCTCTGGCCTGTGCACCGGGCCTCAGGGCGCTCTCCTGGACAAGCTGGCAGTCAGCCTCGACGACAGACTCTTCCCGCCGCGCCTGGCCCAGCCTGTCGCTGTGGCCCCTGCGCTGGCCGCAGCCGCGCCCACATCCCCCGACCACAGCCCCGTCTAA